From Paenibacillus sp. V4I7, one genomic window encodes:
- a CDS encoding MBL fold metallo-hydrolase, which translates to MEITLLGTACAVGGMERDNTYFLIQNSEDCTMVDVGGSPLSKLAKLGISVHQVKEVIFTHFHIDHVYGLPSLLWGMWLAGRTKPLIIYCSAENEVQLKKWLEVIDIHQWPVLFEVQIHTYAWRTESLLLKEEELEITSFPSLHLGPTVGLKIQYKDKVLVYSADTQPNSWIKEQQQIDILIHEATTAERPLVNHTSLQEIINYYPLERIDQVVAVHLTDTEPYDRVLESQVSAIKDKISIGFDFMKINL; encoded by the coding sequence ATGGAAATTACCTTACTAGGGACAGCCTGCGCTGTGGGCGGGATGGAAAGAGATAACACCTATTTCCTCATCCAAAACAGTGAAGATTGCACGATGGTAGACGTTGGGGGAAGTCCCTTGAGTAAGCTTGCTAAATTGGGAATTAGCGTCCATCAAGTGAAGGAAGTCATTTTCACCCATTTTCATATCGATCATGTGTACGGATTACCATCCCTACTATGGGGAATGTGGCTGGCAGGCAGAACGAAGCCCCTGATTATTTATTGTTCGGCTGAGAATGAAGTCCAGCTAAAGAAATGGCTAGAGGTGATTGATATTCATCAATGGCCCGTGTTATTTGAAGTTCAGATCCATACGTATGCGTGGAGAACGGAATCACTGTTGTTAAAAGAAGAGGAGTTAGAGATAACGAGCTTTCCAAGTCTGCATCTAGGTCCGACTGTTGGATTAAAAATCCAGTATAAAGACAAGGTTCTGGTTTATTCGGCAGATACGCAGCCAAATAGCTGGATCAAAGAACAACAGCAGATTGACATATTGATTCATGAAGCGACAACAGCTGAACGTCCACTAGTAAACCATACGAGCTTACAGGAAATAATTAATTACTATCCATTAGAACGTATTGATCAGGTGGTAGCGGTTCATTTAACCGATACAGAGCCTTATGATCGCGTCCTCGAGAGTCAGGTATCAGCTATTAAGGATAAAATAAGCATTGGCTTTGATTTCATGAAAATTAACCTATGA
- a CDS encoding HAD-IIA family hydrolase, with protein MKDFAGYIFDLDGTIYLGGHLIEGAAEVIESLQLRHKKILFLTNKTIESRDKYVAKLSGLGIKVGIDQILSPTLVTIRFLKEKHEDCKIYVIGEPLIKEEFKQAGFTFAASPEETDVVITSWDREFHYSHLDFAYQAIKKGAMVLATNPDRTCPTEGGDVPDCGGMIGAIEGATGKKIELIIGKPSIYMANAALESLQLNADQCLMTGDRIETDILMGKLAGLHTALVLTGITQKEDIPKSKYQPDYILNSVHDLLLEESIEETASALE; from the coding sequence ATGAAAGATTTTGCAGGATATATATTTGATTTGGACGGCACTATTTATCTGGGGGGTCACTTGATTGAGGGTGCGGCTGAGGTGATCGAATCCCTACAATTGAGGCATAAAAAAATCTTGTTTTTAACGAATAAAACGATTGAATCCAGAGACAAATACGTCGCAAAACTGAGCGGTTTGGGTATAAAAGTCGGGATTGACCAAATCTTGAGTCCGACGCTGGTTACCATTAGATTTTTAAAAGAAAAACACGAAGACTGTAAAATATACGTGATCGGGGAACCGTTGATCAAAGAAGAATTCAAGCAAGCGGGGTTTACATTCGCAGCATCACCTGAAGAAACGGATGTCGTCATCACCTCATGGGATCGTGAGTTTCACTATTCTCATCTGGATTTTGCCTATCAAGCGATTAAGAAAGGAGCTATGGTCCTTGCCACAAATCCGGATAGAACTTGTCCGACGGAGGGAGGGGATGTTCCGGATTGCGGGGGGATGATCGGAGCTATTGAAGGCGCAACTGGAAAGAAAATTGAACTCATTATCGGTAAACCGTCTATCTATATGGCCAATGCGGCACTGGAAAGCTTACAGCTGAACGCGGATCAATGTCTAATGACAGGCGACCGAATTGAAACGGATATTTTGATGGGTAAACTAGCGGGTTTGCATACGGCCTTGGTTTTGACGGGAATTACACAAAAGGAAGATATTCCAAAGTCCAAGTACCAACCGGATTATATTCTTAACTCCGTACATGACCTCTTGTTAGAGGAGAGCATCGAAGAGACAGCAAGTGCATTAGAATGA
- a CDS encoding lamin tail domain-containing protein, protein MNRKFKQIVVRSVALSLFASSAMSGIVIPAVSASASSVPTVLITELVPDTINVNSNDGYEYVELYNASDDLIDLTGYKLQGKYDGVFKWEGTLGGNMRISPRETVLIWTQNSTISGNTPQLTRDQFRSNYSIAESELPNDRIHVLQNVTGLVNGSSSQKNIGISLVDPLNSEIAVATYFVAAVDDTFENKGISFKQPSSGIVMVHNGGNKTATPGRIASDEVPGVAPSDVIAAGKDGSLTLSWTPSSDPNVIGYRIHSRNGLSTTSVTDETYTYTGLMNGSDYTFTLSSLYADGGVSPASLPVRGKAGIPVIPAVTTGLQALPRDKSIRLSWDASTEGDVAGYRVYKNGVQLPDLVTGSSFAATGLTNGQSVTFAVYTVNQSGLMSAQPAVVAQKPQAAPSFIVTEMAPNTKNIDYKTGGTDAFEFIELYNSTSTPINVKGFTLKYIAGATVYDYPITENKMIAPQGTFLIWFKNTNVQQVGLPEFNLAYGSSITEDQMFVVVNGGMSNSASRRVQFLDPDNIVLTDTTYNVADIGESISANFIPDRGNGVVSTDRISMQANPGILYPVQKVADPMDTVPPASPTDVQVTAGVGGVRVTWSDMLEPDAAYVNVYVNGMVRNRLLMPKNEAIIEGLENGTSVALQVSTIDTAGRESDLTAPIVATPTADAMPGVMITEIVPDTWNTEPLESRDVYDAYEFIELYNPRSQPYDLNGKTVRFTQPDDAAKSWSWTFEQPTLIGPKKTIQFWVRPNGLNYLKSDGFNFSYYDFQEAKYVPDSAFVYGDGAGGLSNNGGIIDIVEPDGTVLVSAAYKAGQFLEKKGITYAYPMFGGTVMRTVGVQQTGTPGVVNSTQIPRESTQDQNVPAAPAGFQAEPGRGEVTVSWQPNPESDFAGYRLYMGGQLEVTLPASVTSYKIPALPGQVAVTFELSAIDNSGNESARVSATAKPTYSLMTQVEREPSPANTLTESRYRAAWDIGEKGPIIPGLVQGHVPQGMSYYADNQREWILMATYHYTGDPSTLAIVDAKTGILEKYVNLKNPDGSIYTGHAGGVAVSRDHVWLSSGSRMYRMPIQTLIDTPDQGFAQFADSFGVVTNASFASYEDGILWVGEYSNPPSYTTSPLHQMQNRNGASHLSWIVGYELDLINDRLPSDATSFREDGMDKFVPNYVLSIGDKIQGAAFNKGEVLLTYNHGRPYNSIVRYAMPNVSDLSMKYTETSIGGVTVPVWLLDSVNKTGSIDIPTGAENMFIRHEDGVDHLYVNFESGANHMRFMSSYSMDRLLKLNLDQLRAYDTRTLAGVPQELKIGAEAQATVLADRGNRNAENVTGSYTWTSSDPSIVEITAEGLIRGIKPGAGTITGTAGESVLSTSVRVSSPDSIRADLPSSGRMTEGTSFQLEVKAVYADGYESDVTSQAAYAVKGSSGALGVSSMGLVRAIKPGMEKISIVFNGKTYELKIIVSPEESGRR, encoded by the coding sequence ATGAATCGTAAGTTCAAACAAATCGTCGTTCGTTCGGTAGCGCTGTCACTATTCGCCTCTTCAGCTATGTCCGGGATCGTTATCCCGGCTGTATCGGCATCTGCGTCATCGGTACCAACTGTACTCATTACGGAGCTGGTTCCGGATACGATCAACGTAAATTCGAATGACGGTTACGAATATGTCGAGTTGTACAACGCTTCAGATGATCTTATTGACTTGACGGGGTATAAGCTTCAGGGGAAATATGACGGTGTCTTTAAATGGGAAGGAACACTTGGTGGTAATATGCGTATTTCCCCTCGTGAAACGGTGCTGATCTGGACGCAAAATAGCACGATTAGTGGAAACACACCACAATTGACGCGTGACCAGTTCAGAAGCAATTATAGTATCGCTGAGTCCGAACTGCCGAATGACCGTATACATGTTCTGCAAAACGTTACTGGCTTGGTCAACGGAAGCTCGTCACAGAAAAATATCGGCATTTCCCTAGTCGACCCGCTCAATTCGGAAATCGCTGTCGCCACATATTTCGTTGCTGCCGTGGATGATACGTTCGAAAACAAAGGAATTTCGTTTAAACAGCCTTCCTCCGGCATCGTTATGGTGCATAACGGCGGAAATAAGACAGCGACGCCGGGACGTATCGCCTCCGATGAAGTGCCGGGAGTCGCGCCGAGCGACGTGATTGCAGCTGGGAAAGACGGCAGCTTGACGCTGTCGTGGACGCCGAGCAGTGATCCGAATGTGATCGGATACCGGATTCATTCTCGAAACGGTCTTTCGACGACGTCGGTTACAGATGAGACCTACACCTATACCGGGCTGATGAATGGATCCGATTATACGTTTACTTTATCGTCTCTCTATGCGGACGGAGGCGTGTCCCCAGCTTCGCTTCCTGTACGCGGGAAGGCGGGCATTCCGGTTATTCCTGCTGTTACGACTGGCTTACAAGCGCTTCCTCGCGATAAGTCGATTCGTTTGAGCTGGGACGCTTCAACCGAGGGGGATGTTGCTGGTTACCGTGTTTATAAAAACGGCGTGCAGCTGCCGGATTTGGTGACAGGCTCCTCCTTTGCAGCAACAGGTCTAACAAATGGCCAAAGCGTTACTTTCGCAGTCTATACCGTCAATCAGTCAGGGTTAATGTCTGCGCAGCCCGCAGTAGTTGCACAAAAACCACAGGCCGCTCCCTCGTTTATAGTTACGGAAATGGCACCAAACACGAAAAATATTGACTACAAAACCGGTGGGACAGATGCATTCGAGTTTATTGAGCTGTACAATTCTACCTCTACGCCCATTAACGTCAAAGGATTTACTTTAAAATACATCGCAGGTGCAACCGTTTATGATTATCCCATCACGGAAAACAAAATGATTGCGCCGCAAGGAACGTTCCTTATTTGGTTCAAAAACACCAACGTACAGCAGGTTGGACTGCCCGAGTTCAATCTCGCATATGGAAGCTCGATTACGGAAGATCAGATGTTTGTCGTTGTAAACGGCGGCATGTCGAATTCCGCTTCACGGCGTGTACAATTTCTCGATCCCGACAATATTGTGCTTACTGACACGACTTACAATGTAGCAGATATCGGCGAAAGCATCAGTGCCAACTTCATCCCGGATCGCGGCAATGGGGTTGTCTCAACCGACAGAATATCCATGCAGGCAAATCCGGGTATCTTGTATCCTGTACAGAAGGTAGCCGATCCGATGGATACCGTTCCGCCAGCTTCCCCTACAGATGTACAGGTCACGGCTGGTGTCGGCGGAGTGAGGGTGACATGGAGCGATATGCTTGAGCCGGACGCTGCCTATGTGAACGTATATGTGAATGGCATGGTGCGAAATAGGCTGCTCATGCCGAAGAATGAGGCGATTATCGAGGGATTGGAAAACGGGACTTCGGTTGCCTTGCAGGTAAGCACAATAGATACAGCCGGTAGAGAATCCGATCTGACGGCTCCAATCGTTGCAACCCCAACGGCTGATGCAATGCCAGGCGTCATGATAACGGAAATTGTTCCCGACACATGGAACACAGAGCCGCTCGAATCGCGCGATGTCTACGATGCGTATGAGTTCATCGAGCTGTATAATCCACGTTCGCAGCCGTATGACCTGAATGGCAAAACAGTGCGGTTCACGCAGCCGGATGACGCTGCGAAAAGCTGGTCGTGGACATTCGAGCAGCCGACCCTCATAGGGCCGAAAAAAACCATCCAATTCTGGGTACGTCCGAATGGGCTGAATTATTTGAAGTCAGACGGATTTAACTTTTCCTATTACGACTTCCAAGAAGCAAAATATGTGCCAGATTCGGCTTTCGTGTATGGCGACGGCGCAGGCGGATTATCCAACAACGGCGGTATCATCGATATCGTCGAGCCGGACGGTACTGTTCTCGTTTCGGCAGCGTATAAAGCCGGTCAATTTCTTGAGAAAAAAGGGATCACCTATGCTTATCCGATGTTCGGCGGTACTGTCATGCGAACCGTCGGGGTGCAGCAAACCGGGACGCCTGGCGTAGTTAACTCTACGCAGATTCCTCGCGAGTCGACGCAAGACCAAAATGTACCTGCCGCACCTGCAGGGTTTCAGGCGGAGCCAGGCCGTGGTGAGGTGACAGTCAGTTGGCAGCCAAATCCGGAATCGGACTTTGCTGGGTATCGGCTGTACATGGGGGGACAGCTTGAGGTGACACTGCCGGCATCGGTTACGTCGTACAAGATACCGGCACTCCCGGGTCAAGTCGCGGTGACGTTCGAGTTGAGCGCGATAGATAACTCCGGCAACGAGTCTGCGCGGGTGTCGGCTACGGCTAAGCCAACCTACTCGCTGATGACTCAGGTTGAACGCGAGCCGAGCCCTGCGAATACACTTACTGAATCTCGCTACAGGGCGGCATGGGATATCGGGGAGAAAGGTCCGATCATTCCGGGTCTTGTACAAGGTCACGTTCCTCAAGGTATGTCCTATTATGCGGATAACCAGCGTGAATGGATACTGATGGCTACGTATCATTACACGGGAGATCCGAGTACTTTAGCAATCGTCGATGCAAAGACGGGCATTTTGGAGAAGTATGTTAACTTGAAAAATCCAGACGGTTCCATTTACACCGGGCACGCGGGCGGTGTAGCGGTTAGCCGGGATCATGTATGGCTATCTTCTGGCAGCAGGATGTACCGGATGCCGATTCAGACGCTGATTGATACGCCGGACCAAGGATTCGCACAATTTGCAGACTCTTTCGGTGTTGTGACGAATGCCTCATTCGCATCGTATGAGGATGGGATACTGTGGGTTGGAGAATACAGCAACCCGCCGTCATATACGACAAGTCCACTGCACCAGATGCAAAATCGGAACGGGGCGTCGCATTTGTCTTGGATCGTTGGCTACGAGCTCGATTTAATAAACGACAGACTCCCATCGGATGCAACTAGCTTCAGGGAAGATGGCATGGACAAATTTGTGCCTAACTATGTGTTAAGTATTGGAGATAAAATCCAAGGTGCGGCGTTTAACAAGGGAGAAGTCCTGCTCACTTACAACCATGGGCGGCCTTACAACTCGATTGTTCGCTATGCAATGCCAAACGTCTCTGACTTGTCTATGAAATATACGGAAACATCGATCGGAGGCGTTACCGTTCCGGTATGGCTGTTGGATAGCGTGAATAAAACCGGTTCGATCGACATTCCAACCGGTGCCGAGAATATGTTCATCCGCCATGAGGATGGTGTCGACCATCTGTATGTGAACTTCGAATCGGGTGCGAACCATATGCGGTTCATGTCGTCCTATTCGATGGATCGGTTGCTTAAGCTAAACCTTGATCAGCTGCGTGCCTACGACACTAGGACTTTAGCAGGTGTCCCTCAGGAATTGAAAATCGGCGCCGAAGCGCAGGCGACTGTACTTGCAGACCGTGGCAATCGCAATGCTGAGAATGTAACGGGCAGCTATACATGGACGAGCAGCGACCCGTCCATTGTTGAGATCACAGCGGAAGGACTCATTCGCGGCATAAAACCGGGAGCAGGAACGATTACCGGTACGGCCGGCGAGAGTGTGCTAAGTACTTCCGTACGTGTGTCCTCTCCGGACTCCATTCGCGCAGACCTTCCTTCGAGCGGACGGATGACGGAAGGTACATCGTTCCAGCTTGAGGTCAAAGCTGTTTACGCGGACGGGTACGAGAGTGATGTAACGTCACAGGCCGCTTATGCGGTTAAGGGAAGCTCCGGGGCTCTTGGGGTGAGCAGCATGGGACTAGTCCGGGCTATTAAACCAGGTATGGAAAAGATTTCGATCGTATTCAATGGAAAAACGTACGAATTGAAAATCATTGTTAGCCCAGAAGAGTCCGGGCGGCGGTAG
- a CDS encoding glycerol-3-phosphate dehydrogenase/oxidase: MRPTFSAANRSIILETMAQSELDILVIGGGVTGAGIALDASARGMNVGLLEKNDFGSGTSSRSTKLIHGGLRYLKQGDFKLVQEVGRERAILYKNAPHLVIPAPMLLPVYKGGTYGYLASSIGLYIYDWLAGVARKERRKMFDRRQTAQLEPLLKQDGLKGGGLYFEYRTDDARLTIDIMKTAYAQGASIVNYAEVTEFIYHDGKAVGVRVHDRINGTYTQINAKHIVNATGPWVDKVRDIDGSLKGKRLFLTKGVHLVVDYERFPVKQAAYFDTPDGRMVFVIPRGKVTYIGTTDTVYSQSIESPRTTIEDRDYIIRAVNFMFPSIGLTTDDIRSHWAGLRPLIYEEGKGPSELSRKDEIFVSDSKLITIAGGKLTGFRKMSEKVVDLVASELHNTTGRSYPACCTDKITVSGGEVHLSGASYADWKKEMVRLGAAQGVNQTVMQDWIDTFGSNALRIMDRLPALKQLNIPLEMHWLHAELMYCMEEEMTVDVSDFLRLHTGWTYFQLSKAEKYADAVFQILCNHLSYDGAQKEKQLNTMEALFASINDLPVNDHAI, encoded by the coding sequence ATGAGACCTACATTTTCAGCAGCTAACAGATCGATTATTTTAGAGACAATGGCGCAGAGCGAGCTAGATATATTGGTTATCGGAGGTGGGGTCACAGGAGCCGGTATCGCGCTCGATGCAAGTGCGCGCGGTATGAATGTCGGCTTGTTGGAGAAGAACGATTTCGGTTCCGGCACAAGCAGTCGTTCTACGAAGCTTATTCACGGAGGATTGCGGTATTTGAAGCAGGGAGATTTCAAGCTTGTGCAGGAGGTTGGACGGGAACGGGCGATTTTGTACAAAAATGCGCCGCATCTTGTCATTCCCGCACCGATGCTTCTTCCTGTATATAAAGGAGGGACATACGGTTACCTTGCCTCTTCGATTGGTCTATACATCTATGATTGGCTGGCAGGAGTCGCCCGTAAGGAGCGGAGAAAAATGTTTGACCGCAGGCAAACAGCCCAGCTCGAGCCGCTGCTGAAGCAGGATGGCTTGAAGGGAGGCGGGCTATATTTTGAGTACCGTACGGACGATGCCCGGCTAACGATTGACATTATGAAGACTGCTTACGCGCAAGGCGCCAGCATAGTGAACTATGCCGAGGTGACGGAGTTTATTTACCATGACGGTAAAGCGGTGGGTGTTCGTGTACACGATCGCATCAACGGTACGTACACGCAAATTAACGCCAAACATATTGTCAATGCAACCGGCCCGTGGGTCGATAAGGTGCGGGATATCGACGGTTCCTTGAAAGGGAAACGCTTGTTCTTGACCAAGGGTGTCCATCTCGTTGTCGATTACGAGCGCTTTCCGGTAAAGCAGGCTGCCTACTTCGATACACCGGATGGCCGCATGGTGTTCGTCATTCCACGCGGCAAGGTGACCTATATCGGCACAACGGATACCGTCTATTCGCAATCCATTGAGAGCCCAAGAACGACGATAGAGGATCGCGACTATATTATTCGTGCGGTGAATTTTATGTTCCCTAGCATTGGGCTTACAACGGATGATATCCGTTCCCATTGGGCAGGACTTAGACCGCTCATTTACGAGGAAGGCAAAGGGCCGTCCGAGCTGTCCAGAAAGGATGAGATTTTCGTTTCTGACAGCAAGCTCATTACCATAGCCGGCGGCAAGCTGACAGGTTTCCGCAAAATGTCCGAGAAAGTCGTCGATCTTGTCGCCAGCGAGCTGCATAACACCACTGGGCGAAGCTACCCGGCATGCTGTACAGATAAGATTACGGTGAGCGGTGGAGAAGTTCACCTGAGTGGTGCGAGCTATGCGGATTGGAAGAAAGAAATGGTGAGATTGGGAGCTGCACAAGGTGTAAATCAAACGGTCATGCAAGATTGGATTGATACATTCGGTTCGAATGCGCTTCGCATTATGGACCGTCTACCGGCTTTGAAACAGCTAAACATTCCTCTAGAAATGCATTGGCTGCATGCAGAGCTGATGTATTGCATGGAAGAAGAAATGACTGTCGACGTGTCCGATTTCTTGAGACTGCATACGGGTTGGACTTATTTCCAATTGAGTAAGGCGGAGAAATATGCTGACGCTGTATTTCAAATACTTTGTAATCACCTGTCTTACGACGGGGCTCAGAAGGAAAAACAGCTCAACACGATGGAAGCGCTATTCGCTTCTATTAACGATCTCCCGGTAAATGACCATGCAATCTAA
- a CDS encoding MgtC/SapB family protein, translating into MSSVWHITELELTIRILLAAGLGGLVGLEREWSNHAAGLRTHILVCIGSTAIMLLSIYGFSEFVNEPQVRVDPARLAAQVISGIGFLGAGTIMRTGLTVSGLTTAASVWVVAAIGLCVGAGFLYCAVLATVMVLLSLVVLNKWEKYLMRNRRTMEVMIKIVDKPGVLGNIATKFGENGIHIVNVQMKPDGMTEVEGVLEAVVELRFSLKASQGETLIKALDTISTSGHILSTESKTFSMVSGSRKSSRHAVG; encoded by the coding sequence ATGAGCAGTGTATGGCATATTACAGAACTAGAGCTTACCATACGAATTCTGCTGGCTGCCGGATTAGGGGGACTCGTAGGCTTGGAACGGGAATGGAGCAACCATGCGGCTGGTTTACGCACGCACATTCTCGTCTGTATCGGATCAACAGCAATTATGCTGCTGTCGATATATGGCTTCTCAGAGTTCGTTAACGAGCCGCAGGTGCGGGTAGACCCGGCACGACTGGCGGCGCAGGTCATTAGCGGCATCGGGTTTCTGGGAGCCGGTACCATCATGCGGACCGGCTTGACTGTGTCCGGTCTGACGACTGCCGCTTCCGTCTGGGTGGTGGCGGCGATCGGTCTGTGCGTTGGCGCGGGCTTCTTGTATTGTGCGGTGCTTGCAACGGTTATGGTATTACTTAGTTTGGTTGTGCTTAACAAATGGGAAAAGTATTTAATGCGCAATCGGCGAACGATGGAGGTAATGATAAAAATCGTCGATAAGCCCGGCGTGCTAGGCAACATTGCTACCAAGTTCGGCGAGAACGGCATTCACATCGTGAACGTCCAGATGAAGCCTGATGGCATGACCGAAGTGGAAGGTGTATTGGAGGCGGTCGTGGAGCTGCGTTTCAGTTTGAAGGCAAGCCAAGGGGAGACGCTAATAAAGGCGTTGGATACGATCTCTACATCAGGGCATATTTTGTCTACGGAATCGAAAACCTTTAGCATGGTATCAGGCTCCCGGAAGTCAAGCAGGCATGCGGTAGGATAA